The following is a genomic window from Candidatus Eisenbacteria bacterium.
AGCTTGCGCGGAGATGGTGCGTTTGGCGGCGGGTGTCGGCCTGGCCGGGGGATCCATCGAGGACGCGACAGAGGACCCGAAGGCTCCCATCTATGAGCTCAAGCTTGCGGTGGAGCGGGTCGCGGCCGCGGCGGAGGCGGCTCGCGCTTGTCATTTCATGCTCACGGCTCGGGCCGAGAACTACCTCCATGGCCGGGCGGATCTCGACGACACGGTGCGGAGGCTGCAGGCTTTCGCCGAAGCCGGCGCCGATGTGTTGTACGCTCCGGGGCTGCCGAGCATGGACGCCATCCGGCGAGTTTGCGCCTCGGTCGCGCCCAAGCCGGTCAATGTGTTGATGGGAAGAAGCGCCGATACCTATTCGCTCGAAGAG
Proteins encoded in this region:
- a CDS encoding isocitrate lyase/phosphoenolpyruvate mutase family protein; the protein is MVAASRAASTREQKYEVFRALHERAGIFVIPNPWDAGSARILTALGFEALATTSAGYAFSAGRPDEVSALTREGLLENAKAIVEATHLPVSADMQNGFGQAPEACAEMVRLAAGVGLAGGSIEDATEDPKAPIYELKLAVERVAAAAEAARACHFMLTARAENYLHGRADLDDTVRRLQAFAEAGADVLYAPGLPSMDAIRRVCASVAPKPVNVLMGRSADTYSLEE